DNA sequence from the Excalfactoria chinensis isolate bCotChi1 chromosome 7, bCotChi1.hap2, whole genome shotgun sequence genome:
TGTCCCCACAGCacgcaggaggaggaggacctGGCACTGGCGCGGGCGCTGTCAGCGAGTGAAGCTGAGTACCAGCAGCTGCAGCGGCAGGTGAGCAGGCTGAGCCTGACTGTGGGCTTCCCCATTTCTGCTTCCTTGGGACCATGCAGGGCTGAGGAAGATTGCCACCTTACCTTGCTCACCGCATGCTCTCTGCCCTGCCAGGGACATGGCTCAAAGCCGTCCAACTGCAGCATGTCATAGGCACGCAGGGGCTGTGATGGTGGACGTGGCATCCCGCTCGTGGCACAAGGAGCAGCCGTGGCACCGCATGTGGACACTGTGGGGTCCTGGCCTGGGTGCCACCAAGAGCCTCCTGATCTCCCCAGGGCTCTAAGCAAAGCCACCGAGCGCACGCCGACATCTCACCCTGCATGCAGGTGGTGCAGCATTGCTCCTGGAGAactgggggctgcagggtgacccGAGCACAcgctgagcacagcagctgctggttgGATCATCTCCTCAGGAGGAACCTAAAGGGGCATCTGCAGGCAACTCCACCAGGGGCTGGTGGTGTGCTCGGGGTTGGGTGAGGGAGTGCTGATGTGTCATAGTGCTGCTtgggagaaaataaaggcaTGGCCAAGGTACAGGCTGGCTTTGAGAAGCAGTGGTTCAGAGccctgcccctctgctgggGTCCCTGAGGCTCACAGCCTCCTCCCCGGGGCCATCCCACAGGCGCACCCCTGTccagagcacacagcacagagctgggaaggacCTTGTTTAAGAAACTAcaccacagcaaaacaaacaggtaCAAATGGAGTGTCCAGgccaggccctgcagctcccagcacacacaggtAGCCACAGCCAGCAGCGGAGTCCCAGCACCACGGGTGCCCACCCCTTGGTCAGTCCAATAGCAGAGCCCCCAGCCGCACTCACGGCCCCTTCTTGCTGCTGGGGGGCTTCTCGGTGTGATGCTCCTTGCTCTCACCCTCATCCCccgcctgctgctgcagccacatgCTGGCGTACACACCgcccttctgcagcagctcctcgtGCCTGTGGGGAGAGAAGGGGTTGTGGGCTGCCCTGGAGAACCCCAGGGAGGGATGGCAGCAAGCCCCTGTACTCACCTCCCACGTTCGGCGATGCGCCCATCCTTGAGCACCAGGATCTGGTCTGCGCCCACAATGGTGGAGAGCCTGCACACAAAAAGAGGTTTGCACAGCATGAGTGTGCTGGGTGCAAGGAGAGTCCCTGCAGTTAGCAGCCGGCCCTTGCCACTGCCCCAAGGATGCTGCATCGGAGAATgctgcagcatggctgcaggGCTTGCCCCTCTCTTGCCAACCCTTGCAGGAGGGTTGTGGTAGCTGGACCAGCCCTGTCCATCCCTACCTGTGTGCCACAACGATGCTGGTGCGCTGGGCGCAGACCTTGGCCAGGGAGGCCTGGATGTTCCTCTCAGTCTCCGTGTCCAGCGCGGAGGTGGCCTGCAAGAGAAGAACATGGGCAAGGGGCAGCTGTGGgagggggctgctgctggggggcgGGGTTAGTGCCATTACCTCGTCCAGCAGGATGATGCGGGGACCCTTCAGGATGGTGCGGGCGATGGCCACACGCTGCTTCTCCCCCCCGCTCAGCTTCAGCCCCCGCTCCCCCACCTGGGTGCTGTACCCTGCAGGCATAAAGACAGGCACAGGCTGTGTCGGTCCCCTCCAGGAAAGGGATGGGgaccagggctgtgctgcatgggGCTGCCCTTGCCCAGAGGCTCATTCTGCCATGAAGAAGGCAAGGGCACACAGGGTTGCAAGGGTGACCCCAGGCGGGACGTCACCTTGTGGGCCCCAGTGGGTTGCTATGGAGGCAGGAAGGGGCTGCAGGGTCTCACCATCAGGGAAGGAGAGGATGCGGTCGTGGATGTCGGCAGCCCGTGCCGCCTCCTGCACCTCCTCATCAGTGGCCTGTACCCGCCCGTAGCGGATGTTGTTGGCGATGGTGTCGTTGAAGAGCACGGTGTCCTGGGGCACCACCCCGATGTGGGCGCGCAGTGACGCCTGCTTCACCTGGGGGGAGGCTCACAGGGGTGAGGCTCGGCcatcccccagccctgctgcgccctcccagccctgcagtgcccaTACCTGGGAGATGTCCTGCCTGTCAATGCGGATGCAGCCACCCCGCACGTCGTAGAAGCGGAAGAGCAGGCGGATAATGGTGCTCTTCCCTGAGCCCGAAGGCCCAACCTGCACCAGAGGTAGAAGGATTTATTTGGAGATGCCAGAATGCCCCTGGCTGCTGGGCAAGGAGGGGCTGCCCTGGATGAAGGTTGTCACAGCCCATCCTTGCCAGCTCCTCtgcccccatcccatcccacgGCTCTCACCAGGGCCAGGGTCTGCCCAGGCATCACAGAGAAGGAGATGTCCTGCAGGATTTCCTTCCTAGAGAGCGAGATGGGGAtgatggagatggagaagggTTTGGGGCCACCTCCCCTGCCCCACATCCTGGTACCAGGTGCCATAGCTGGGCCCATCCCTTCCCACCGTCCCATACCCATCGACGTAGCTGAAGTGGACATTCTCAAACTCGATGTGCCCAGCCTCCAGGTGCAGCTCCCTGGCATTCACTGCATCCTTCACCTGATGGATAGAGATGTGGCCTCAGCCCCAGGGCAGGGGAATGGGGCCATAACATGCAGTGGGCTCAGGAGGGGGGCACCTACCTCCTGCTCCTCATGGAAGAGCTCAAACATGTTCTCCATGTCCACAAAGGAGTTCTGGATCATCCTGGAGGGGGACAAAGACCAGAGGGAAGGGTTTGGGGTGCACACCCTGCTCCACGTGCACAGGGCACCCCACAGTCCCACGCTACCTGTAGTAGGTGCCAAACCAGTTGAGCGGCGTGTAGAGCTGGATGATGTAGGTGCCAAAAAGGACAAAATCCCCCACCTGGAAGGGCCAGAGGACAGGCGCCCATCACATGCAGCACCGGGGCTGACCCCAGGCAGGGGCTGCCCAAGTGGCACGGCCTTACCTGCAGCTTCCCCTCAGTGACAAagaaggcacagagcagggaccccgccagcagccccagcccaatGACCAGGTTCTGGGTCTGGTTGAGGAGGCCCAGCGAGGCACTGACCTTCCACTCAGAAACCTGGGAGAGAAAAGGTCCTCCGTGACACCTTCAGCCCCATCTACCCCACAGGTGCCTACCAAGATCCTTCCCCCAGGATGGGCGCTGAGACCCCATACCTGGTACTTGAGAATGGCATCATTGAAGCGGTTCACCTCGTAGCTCTCCGCGTTGTAATACTTCACCTGTGAGATACAGAGGCAGGCTAAGCATCCACCCTGCTCCCCCAGTGCCCAGCCCTACCCCTCCAccattactgtctcaaagttgAGCAGCGAGTCAACAGCACGAGACTTGGCCTCGTTGTCCCGTGTGTTCATGTCGCGCCGGTACTTGGTCCTCCACTCGGTGATGAAGATGGTGAGAGctgaaaaaaagcagtgtgtcagtgggtgcctgcagccctgcagggcccGGCACCCCAAGGACCCCACTCACTCAGGTAGAGGCTCATGCACACAAAGATGATGAGTCCAAACCATGCACTGAACACGGAGGTGAAGTACACGATGCCAATGATGATGTCCGTGATGGTGGGGACGATGCTGAAGACGATGTAGCTGGAAGGAAGGATGGGGACATGGCATTAGGTCAACCCACTGGGGTGAGCACGGGGACCCTCTGCAGACATGTCCTGACCTGAGCAGGCTGTTGATGCTGCTGGTGCCCCGGTCCACGCTGCGCAGCACCTCACCAGTGCGTCGGCCCAGGTGCCAGCGCAGGGACAGGCCGTGCAGGTGGGCAAAAAGCTGCACCTGCACCTGCCGGTTGGTGAACTGCTGCACCCACACCCATAGAAAGGTGCGCAGGTTGCTGATGAAGCCGGTGGAGCCTGCAGGGTGCCACAGGATGGTCAGCAGGGACTGGGTCCTGCCTCGATATCCCCAGCCAAGGGATGTTGCAGACATGCTTTGTGGTCCTTACCAGCGCCTCCGCCCTGCAGGAACTTCAGCCCCACATAGATGCAGACGGTCCAGGCTAGGGTGTGCCAGGGAGCACCCTCGGTCAGCTCGTTCACTGGGGAGAGAATGGCATGGCTCAGGGCAGAGCGCACCACCGGGTGCCCCCATAAGGACCAGcccctgcacccagcactgccccagtaccctgctgctgccctgtgccctcCCACATCACCGGGGTCACTCCCTGACACACGGTGAAGCGGTGGGCTGCggtcctgcagcacagcatcccctgggcagccccagGCTCCTCACCAATGTTCTTGTAGTAGATGGGGACAAAGACGTTGATGGCTCGCTCCAGCCCCATGAGCGCCATGCAGAACAGCACCAGCCCCTGCAGCAGGTGGTTGCCTTTTGGCCACATGTACGGCACCAGCAGGCGCAACTTCCTCCGGAAATCCTTCCAGGTAGAGCCAGTCCTG
Encoded proteins:
- the ABCB6 gene encoding ATP-binding cassette sub-family B member 6 isoform X1 — its product is MALLGGYCEPNSSMARAWVQQGFQPCFFFTLVPAVLLSVCLLLGAVQYACYVRFGRAMEPKYIPRSHLYRTQVLLSLLLALLPLGGLLWQLGGPGRLYGYMVLYACLWAAAWGCAVALLQLEHTRVLANDRTRGHGTVLLLFWALAFAAENLTLVCWRSPLWWWALQDTDQKVQFSLWLLRYVCTFTLFILGMKAPGLPHKPYMLLINEEERDVENSQPLLQDAGRTGSTWKDFRRKLRLLVPYMWPKGNHLLQGLVLFCMALMGLERAINVFVPIYYKNIVNELTEGAPWHTLAWTVCIYVGLKFLQGGGAGSTGFISNLRTFLWVWVQQFTNRQVQVQLFAHLHGLSLRWHLGRRTGEVLRSVDRGTSSINSLLSYIVFSIVPTITDIIIGIVYFTSVFTLTIFITEWRTKYRRDMNTRDNEAKSRAVDSLLNFETVKYYNAESYEVNRFNDAILKYQVSEWKVSASLGLLNQTQNLVIGLGLLAGSLLCAFFVTEGKLQVGDFVLFGTYIIQLYTPLNWFGTYYRMIQNSFVDMENMFELFHEEQEVKDAVNARELHLEAGHIEFENVHFSYVDGKEILQDISFSVMPGQTLALVGPSGSGKSTIIRLLFRFYDVRGGCIRIDRQDISQVKQASLRAHIGVVPQDTVLFNDTIANNIRYGRVQATDEEVQEAARAADIHDRILSFPDGYSTQVGERGLKLSGGEKQRVAIARTILKGPRIILLDEATSALDTETERNIQASLAKVCAQRTSIVVAHRLSTIVGADQILVLKDGRIAERGRHEELLQKGGVYASMWLQQQAGDEGESKEHHTEKPPSSKKGP
- the ABCB6 gene encoding ATP-binding cassette sub-family B member 6 isoform X2, with translation MALLGGYCEPNSSMARAWVQQGFQPCFFFTLVPAVLLSVCLLLGAVQYACYVRFGRAMEPKYIPRSHLYRTQVLLSLLLALLPLGGLLWQLGGPGRLYGYMVLYACLWAAAWGCAVALLQLEHTRVLANDRTRGHGTVLLLFWALAFAAENLTLVCWRSPLWWWALQDTDQKVQFSLWLLRYVCTFTLFILGMKAPGLPHKPYMLLINEEERDVENSQPLLQDAGRTGSTWKDFRRKLRLLVPYMWPKGNHLLQGLVLFCMALMGLERAINVFVPIYYKNIVNELTEGAPWHTLAWTVCIYVGLKFLQGGGAGSTGFISNLRTFLWVWVQQFTNRQVQVQLFAHLHGLSLRWHLGRRTGEVLRSVDRGTSSINSLLSYIVFSIVPTITDIIIGIVYFTSVFSAWFGLIIFVCMSLYLTLTIFITEWRTKYRRDMNTRDNEAKSRAVDSLLNFETVKYYNAESYEVNRFNDAILKYQVSEWKVSASLGLLNQTQNLVIGLGLLAGSLLCAFFVTEGKLQVGDFVLFGTYIIQLYTPLNWFGTYYRMIQNSFVDMENMFELFHEEQEVKDAVNARELHLEAGHIEFENVHFSYVDGKEILQDISFSVMPGQTLALVGPSGSGKSTIIRLLFRFYDVRGGCIRIDRQDISQVKQASLRAHIGVVPQDTVLFNDTIANNIRYGRVQATDEEVQEAARAADIHDRILSFPDGYSTQVGERGLKLSGGEKQRVAIARTILKGPRIILLDEATSALDTETERNIQASLAKVCAQRTSIVVAHRLSTIVGADQILVLKDGRIAERGRHEELLQKGGVYASMWLQQQAGDEGESKEHHTEKPPSSKKGP